From Bosea sp. NBC_00550, the proteins below share one genomic window:
- the proB gene encoding glutamate 5-kinase — MKTPSLSDFRRIVVKVGSSLLVDRARGRLRHAWLAALAEDLAELHQRGADVLIVSSGAIALGRTVLNLPSGPLRLEESQAAAAVGQIALARNWAEALAAHGLTAGQILLTLADTEERRRYLNARATLGRLLDLRAIPVINENDTVATTEIRYGDNDRLAARVATMAGADLLVLFSDVDGLYTAPPAKDPSARHIPVVERITPEIDAMAGGAASELSRGGMRTKIEAGKIAVVGGTHMLIADGRGKNPLAAVAAGGRCTWFLTASTPATARKTWIAGTLEPRGTLHVDAGAARALRGGASLLPVGVSRIEGEFARGDAVLIRDADGQLLGRGLVAYDAAEAALVLGKASRDIEAVLGYPGRAEMIHRDDMALGLG; from the coding sequence GTGAAGACGCCCTCGCTTTCCGATTTCCGCCGCATCGTCGTGAAGGTCGGCTCCAGCCTGCTGGTCGACCGGGCCCGTGGCCGGTTGCGCCATGCCTGGCTCGCCGCATTGGCCGAAGACTTGGCCGAGCTGCATCAGCGCGGCGCCGACGTGCTCATCGTCTCGTCCGGGGCCATCGCGCTCGGTCGCACGGTGCTCAACCTACCCTCGGGCCCGCTCCGGCTGGAGGAGAGCCAGGCCGCCGCCGCCGTCGGCCAGATCGCGCTCGCCCGCAACTGGGCCGAGGCGCTCGCCGCCCATGGGCTGACCGCCGGGCAGATCCTGCTGACGCTGGCCGACACCGAGGAACGGCGCCGCTATCTCAACGCCCGCGCGACGCTCGGCCGCCTGCTCGACCTTCGTGCGATCCCCGTCATCAACGAGAACGACACCGTCGCCACCACCGAGATCCGCTATGGCGACAACGACCGGCTCGCCGCCCGCGTCGCTACCATGGCGGGCGCCGATCTGCTCGTGCTCTTCTCCGACGTCGACGGGCTCTATACCGCCCCGCCCGCGAAGGACCCGTCCGCCCGGCACATCCCCGTCGTCGAGCGGATCACGCCCGAGATCGACGCCATGGCCGGGGGCGCGGCCTCCGAGCTCTCGCGCGGCGGCATGCGCACCAAGATCGAGGCCGGCAAGATCGCCGTCGTCGGCGGCACGCATATGCTGATCGCCGATGGGCGCGGCAAGAATCCGCTCGCCGCCGTGGCCGCGGGCGGCCGCTGCACCTGGTTTCTGACGGCATCGACGCCCGCCACCGCGCGCAAGACCTGGATCGCCGGCACGCTGGAGCCGCGCGGCACGCTGCATGTCGATGCCGGCGCGGCCCGCGCGCTGCGTGGAGGAGCCAGCCTGCTGCCGGTCGGCGTCAGCCGCATCGAGGGCGAGTTCGCGCGCGGCGATGCCGTGCTGATCCGCGATGCGGACGGGCAATTGCTTGGGCGCGGCCTCGTCGCCTACGACGCAGCCGAGGCGGCGCTCGTTCTCGGCAAGGCCTCGCGCGACATCGAGGCGGTGCTCGGCTATCCCGGCCGCGCCGAGATGATCCACCGGGACGACATGGCGCTCGGGCTGGGCTAA
- a CDS encoding DUF6481 family protein, with translation MKNPNDRSFTDRQSNSAKAKQALLERFKARPKADDPVMMQRRAEREAIAGARAEREAEKAKIRAENERLEALERARIEEEKRQEEIAREVARKAEQAKRDAERPRKVLLEAVQYMQLRTAGKRR, from the coding sequence TTGAAGAACCCGAACGACCGCAGCTTCACCGACCGCCAGTCCAATTCCGCCAAAGCCAAGCAGGCTCTGCTCGAGCGCTTCAAGGCGCGGCCGAAAGCCGACGACCCGGTCATGATGCAGCGACGCGCGGAACGGGAAGCCATCGCCGGGGCCCGCGCCGAGCGCGAAGCCGAGAAGGCGAAGATCCGGGCCGAGAATGAACGTCTCGAGGCGCTCGAGCGTGCGCGTATCGAGGAAGAGAAGCGCCAGGAAGAAATCGCCCGCGAGGTCGCCCGCAAAGCGGAGCAGGCCAAGCGCGATGCCGAGCGTCCGCGCAAGGTGCTGCTCGAAGCCGTGCAGTACATGCAGCTGCGCACGGCCGGCAAGCGCCGCTGA
- a CDS encoding sigma-70 family RNA polymerase sigma factor, translating into MHTESDEDLVKRIASGDRLAMKVLFSRHQVRVYRFVLRLVRDETLAEDVISDVFMDLWRQADRFEARASVATWLLAIARNKAWSLLRKRRDAELDEDYAGTIEDESDGPEIVLQKQDKGLAIRACLERLSADHREVIDLVYYHETSVEEVARIVGIPENTVKTRLFHARKKLGEMLKAAGIDRGWP; encoded by the coding sequence ATGCATACGGAATCGGACGAGGATCTCGTCAAGCGGATCGCTTCGGGCGACCGGCTCGCGATGAAGGTGCTGTTTTCGCGGCATCAGGTGCGGGTCTACCGTTTCGTGCTGCGGCTTGTCCGCGACGAGACGCTTGCCGAGGATGTGATCAGTGACGTGTTCATGGATCTCTGGCGACAGGCGGATCGCTTCGAGGCTCGCGCCTCCGTCGCGACCTGGCTGCTCGCCATCGCCCGGAACAAGGCGTGGTCGCTTCTGCGCAAGCGCCGCGATGCCGAACTCGACGAGGATTACGCCGGCACCATCGAGGACGAGTCCGATGGGCCGGAAATCGTGCTGCAGAAGCAGGACAAGGGGCTGGCGATCCGCGCCTGCCTCGAACGCCTTTCTGCCGACCATCGCGAGGTCATCGACCTCGTCTACTACCACGAGACCTCCGTCGAGGAGGTCGCGCGGATCGTCGGCATTCCCGAGAACACCGTCAAAACCCGGCTTTTCCATGCCCGCAAGAAGCTGGGCGAGATGCTCAAGGCAGCCGGTATCGACCGTGGCTGGCCCTGA
- a CDS encoding S8 family serine peptidase yields the protein MLQSGFARRTVPMRRLAGAALLAWGVAFVPAAALAQAPAAGSSASDKRVAPATAPQPPPAANPPNRSMRVPPGSWMQPRQQRAIVPALDETRFVPDEVLFELAPDAEADAVLRRYGATLIARQRFELAGVTIIRAKLEAGRDLRAVLTQMGDDSSIAGAQPNFLFDLQQGSQSSPGTPAVPASPATASSDASTPPAPPALRLGEPTTAARSGAAVRRVLPPQYVVDKLRLGEARKLALGRGIRVGMIDSGVDMDHPEISGSVIGYLDAVDGLATPHAHGTSMATAIVAHGELQGIAPAARLLVARAFGGTQATSANGKSFQILTALEWVVQQRAKVVNLSFAGPQDRLLSKALAGAKERGVVTVAAAGNGGSRAAPLYPGADPSVIAVTATDADDKVFADANRGSYIALAAPGVDVLTAEPAGRYAFTSGTSIAAAHVSGLVALLLEKQPELDPDSARRILGESASDLGSKGRDPVFGAGRIDPAAALARVLPVATARP from the coding sequence ATGCTGCAATCCGGTTTCGCTCGCAGGACGGTGCCGATGCGGCGCCTTGCCGGGGCCGCGTTGCTGGCATGGGGCGTCGCTTTCGTGCCGGCCGCCGCCCTGGCCCAGGCTCCCGCTGCCGGAAGTTCGGCCTCCGACAAGCGTGTCGCTCCGGCGACGGCACCTCAGCCGCCGCCTGCCGCCAATCCGCCCAATCGCTCGATGCGCGTGCCGCCGGGGTCCTGGATGCAACCGCGCCAGCAGCGCGCCATCGTGCCGGCGCTGGACGAGACCCGCTTCGTTCCCGACGAGGTGCTGTTCGAACTCGCGCCCGATGCCGAGGCCGACGCCGTGCTGCGCCGCTACGGCGCGACGCTGATCGCCCGCCAGCGGTTTGAGCTTGCCGGCGTCACCATTATCCGTGCCAAGCTCGAAGCCGGCCGCGACCTGCGGGCCGTGCTGACGCAGATGGGCGACGACAGCAGCATCGCCGGCGCGCAGCCCAATTTTTTGTTCGATTTGCAGCAGGGCTCGCAGTCCAGCCCCGGAACCCCGGCCGTTCCGGCCTCTCCGGCGACGGCGTCCTCCGATGCGAGCACCCCGCCGGCGCCTCCCGCGCTGCGGCTCGGCGAGCCGACGACCGCCGCGCGTAGCGGCGCGGCGGTGCGCCGTGTGCTGCCGCCGCAATATGTCGTCGACAAGCTGCGCCTCGGCGAGGCGCGCAAGCTCGCGCTGGGGCGCGGCATCCGGGTCGGGATGATCGATTCCGGCGTCGACATGGACCATCCCGAGATCAGCGGCTCGGTTATCGGCTATCTCGATGCCGTCGACGGGCTGGCGACGCCGCACGCCCACGGCACCTCGATGGCGACGGCCATCGTCGCCCATGGCGAATTGCAGGGCATCGCGCCGGCCGCGCGGCTGCTCGTCGCCCGTGCCTTCGGCGGGACGCAGGCGACCTCCGCCAACGGCAAGTCCTTCCAGATCCTGACGGCGCTGGAATGGGTGGTCCAGCAGCGCGCGAAGGTGGTCAATCTCAGCTTCGCCGGCCCGCAGGACCGTCTGCTCTCGAAGGCGCTTGCCGGGGCAAAGGAGCGCGGCGTCGTCACGGTCGCCGCTGCGGGCAATGGCGGCAGCCGCGCCGCGCCGCTCTATCCCGGCGCCGATCCCAGCGTCATCGCGGTGACCGCGACCGATGCCGACGACAAGGTTTTCGCCGACGCCAATCGCGGCAGCTACATCGCCTTGGCCGCGCCGGGCGTCGACGTGCTGACGGCGGAGCCCGCAGGCCGGTACGCCTTCACCTCGGGCACCTCGATCGCAGCCGCGCATGTCTCGGGGCTGGTGGCGCTGCTGCTCGAAAAGCAGCCCGAACTCGACCCCGACAGCGCCCGCCGCATCCTCGGCGAAAGCGCGAGCGATCTCGGCTCCAAGGGGCGTGACCCCGTCTTCGGCGCCGGACGGATCGATCCGGCGGCGGCGCTGGCGCGGGTGCTGCCGGTCGCGACGGCCCGGCCCTGA
- a CDS encoding glycosyltransferase family 4 protein produces MPRPKLLFVATEDWFFASHFLPMARAARELGFDVAVIARERNHRRIIEATGARLIALEAERRSLDPRALFRQITALKALIAAEKPDILHCIALKPIALAGLAGKLAGIDRRVYALTGLGFLGAKQGVLAAAARFAAIVWLRGAIDGPQVRFLFENPDDPVTLGLDPQDVAKVALVGGAGVDPLILMPSPMPNAPPLKVALVARMLWSKGVDLAVEAVRLARAEGAKVTLTIHGAPDPSNPKAIPEATLKEWAARPGITWAGPTRDIEAVWKAHHLCILPSRGGEGLPRTILEAAACGRPILTTDVPGCRSFVREGQDGMVVPVDDAAALARALTVFARAPGLAERMGANARARLLDGHTERAVMNAVKALYQGLLATPAADKVA; encoded by the coding sequence ATGCCGCGCCCGAAACTCCTCTTCGTCGCCACCGAGGACTGGTTCTTCGCCTCGCATTTCCTGCCGATGGCGCGGGCGGCGCGTGAACTCGGCTTCGACGTCGCGGTCATCGCGCGCGAGCGCAACCACCGGCGCATCATCGAGGCGACGGGCGCGCGCCTGATCGCGCTGGAAGCGGAGCGGCGCAGCCTCGATCCGCGCGCGCTGTTCAGGCAGATCACGGCGCTCAAAGCTCTGATCGCGGCGGAAAAGCCCGACATCCTGCATTGCATCGCGCTGAAGCCGATCGCGCTCGCCGGCCTCGCCGGCAAGCTCGCGGGCATCGACAGGCGCGTTTATGCTCTGACGGGGCTCGGTTTCCTCGGCGCGAAGCAGGGCGTGCTCGCCGCTGCCGCCCGCTTCGCCGCGATCGTCTGGCTGCGCGGCGCGATCGACGGGCCGCAGGTCCGCTTCCTGTTCGAGAATCCCGACGATCCCGTCACGCTCGGCCTCGATCCGCAGGATGTAGCGAAGGTTGCGCTGGTCGGCGGGGCCGGTGTCGATCCGCTGATCCTGATGCCGTCGCCGATGCCGAACGCGCCGCCGCTCAAGGTTGCGCTGGTGGCGCGCATGCTCTGGTCGAAGGGCGTCGATCTCGCGGTCGAGGCGGTCAGGCTCGCCCGCGCTGAGGGCGCGAAGGTCACGCTCACCATTCATGGCGCGCCCGACCCGTCCAATCCGAAGGCCATTCCCGAGGCGACGCTGAAGGAATGGGCGGCGCGGCCCGGAATCACCTGGGCCGGCCCGACGCGCGATATCGAGGCGGTCTGGAAGGCGCATCACCTCTGCATCCTGCCGTCGCGCGGCGGGGAGGGGCTGCCTCGCACCATTCTGGAAGCAGCCGCCTGCGGGCGGCCGATCCTGACGACGGATGTCCCGGGCTGCCGCAGCTTCGTCCGCGAGGGGCAGGACGGCATGGTCGTGCCCGTCGACGATGCCGCCGCACTCGCCAGGGCGCTCACGGTCTTCGCCCGCGCTCCCGGACTGGCGGAGCGCATGGGGGCGAATGCCCGCGCGCGCCTGCTCGACGGCCACACCGAGCGCGCCGTGATGAATGCGGTGAAGGCGCTCTATCAGGGGCTCCTCGCCACGCCGGCCGCGGACAAGGTCGCATGA
- a CDS encoding class I SAM-dependent methyltransferase produces the protein MSDASAPLDRETFILTHTRLMPVPYAPEIALHVAEEATELWQKTEDELAVIGLPPPFWAFAWAGGQALARYLLDHPQVVAGRHVLDFASGSGLVAIAAAKSGAGRVEACDIDAFAGAAIGINAQANGVAILPRVDDLVGRDEGWDIICAGDVCYEREMAERVIGWLAALSARGATVLIGDPGRSYLPRERLEAVATYEVPVTRALEDAEIKRSSVWRLAG, from the coding sequence ATGAGCGACGCGAGCGCTCCGCTTGACCGCGAGACGTTCATCCTCACGCATACGCGGCTGATGCCCGTGCCCTATGCGCCGGAGATCGCGCTGCATGTCGCCGAGGAGGCGACCGAGCTCTGGCAGAAGACCGAGGACGAACTCGCGGTCATCGGGCTGCCGCCGCCGTTCTGGGCCTTTGCCTGGGCCGGCGGGCAGGCCCTCGCCCGCTATCTGCTCGACCATCCGCAGGTCGTCGCGGGCCGGCATGTCCTCGATTTCGCCTCCGGCTCCGGGCTGGTGGCGATCGCCGCGGCGAAATCGGGCGCAGGCCGGGTAGAAGCCTGCGATATCGACGCTTTCGCCGGTGCCGCGATAGGCATCAACGCGCAGGCCAACGGCGTCGCGATCCTGCCCCGCGTCGACGATCTCGTCGGCCGCGACGAGGGCTGGGATATCATCTGTGCGGGCGACGTTTGCTACGAGCGCGAGATGGCCGAGCGCGTCATCGGCTGGCTCGCTGCCTTGTCGGCGCGCGGCGCGACGGTGCTGATCGGCGATCCCGGCCGCAGTTACCTTCCGAGGGAACGACTGGAAGCCGTCGCCACCTACGAGGTGCCGGTGACGCGCGCCCTGGAGGACGCCGAGATCAAGCGCAGCTCGGTCTGGCGCCTGGCGGGCTGA
- a CDS encoding globin-coupled sensor protein: MSASDHLARRLAFIGLDSAAQGRIRNVGDALGAAIPDALDAFYGQMRQFPETRAFFGSEQHIENAKQRQLQHWSGIATGQFDANYVDAVTKVGKVHARIGLEPRWYIGGYALILEKMLASVIETRWPKNAFGKRMPGAEERAAEIGAIVKAALLDMDYAITVYLEASEEARLKAEAEARAIEQAKAAERDQAIACVSQSMAALAEGDLTHRMSAEIPAEYGQIREHFNAAMARLQEMAATIKATSAAIAASSQEINSGAQDLSTRTEQQASALEESAATTEQLAASVKTSSQASRESVALADEAADVARTGGDVVKEAVEAMARIEGASKRISEITDLIDDIAFQTNLLALNAAVEAARAGDAGRSFAVVAAEVRALAQRSASAAKDITGLISSSDSEIAEGVKLVRQAGKTLDRIVAASAKVSSTVDEIASAAGEQANGIDEMSQTVSHMDEITQQNAALAQQSAASARTLLDQIAQLNRLVAAFRTEPQPGSGPSRRRAA; this comes from the coding sequence ATGTCCGCATCGGATCACCTCGCCAGGCGCCTGGCATTCATCGGCCTCGACAGCGCAGCGCAAGGGCGCATCCGCAATGTCGGCGACGCCCTGGGCGCCGCCATCCCGGACGCGCTCGACGCCTTCTACGGCCAGATGCGGCAATTCCCGGAGACGAGGGCTTTCTTCGGTAGCGAGCAGCACATCGAAAACGCCAAGCAGCGTCAGCTCCAGCACTGGAGCGGCATCGCGACGGGCCAGTTCGACGCGAATTACGTCGATGCCGTCACCAAGGTCGGCAAGGTCCATGCCCGGATCGGGCTCGAACCGCGCTGGTATATCGGCGGCTACGCGCTGATCCTCGAAAAGATGCTCGCCAGCGTGATCGAGACGCGCTGGCCGAAGAACGCGTTCGGCAAGCGCATGCCCGGCGCCGAGGAGCGCGCTGCCGAGATCGGCGCCATCGTCAAAGCGGCGCTGCTCGACATGGACTACGCGATCACGGTCTATCTCGAAGCCTCGGAGGAAGCCCGGCTGAAGGCCGAGGCCGAGGCGCGCGCCATCGAGCAGGCCAAGGCGGCCGAGCGCGACCAGGCCATCGCCTGCGTCAGCCAGAGCATGGCGGCGCTAGCCGAAGGCGACCTGACCCACCGCATGAGCGCTGAGATCCCGGCCGAATACGGGCAGATCCGCGAGCACTTCAACGCGGCGATGGCCCGGCTCCAGGAGATGGCGGCGACCATCAAGGCGACCTCGGCCGCGATCGCCGCCTCCTCGCAGGAGATCAACAGCGGCGCGCAGGACCTTTCGACGCGCACCGAGCAGCAGGCCTCGGCGCTGGAGGAAAGCGCTGCGACCACCGAGCAGCTCGCAGCCTCGGTCAAGACCTCCTCGCAGGCCTCGCGCGAATCCGTCGCGCTCGCGGACGAGGCCGCCGATGTCGCCCGCACCGGCGGCGACGTGGTCAAGGAAGCGGTCGAAGCCATGGCCCGGATCGAGGGCGCCTCGAAGCGGATCTCGGAGATCACCGACCTGATCGACGACATCGCCTTCCAGACCAATCTGCTGGCGCTCAACGCCGCCGTCGAGGCGGCGCGAGCCGGCGATGCGGGGCGCAGCTTCGCGGTGGTCGCCGCCGAGGTGCGCGCGCTGGCCCAGCGTTCGGCCAGCGCCGCCAAGGACATCACCGGCCTGATCTCATCCTCCGATTCGGAAATCGCCGAGGGCGTCAAGCTGGTGCGGCAGGCCGGCAAGACGCTCGACCGGATCGTCGCCGCCTCCGCCAAGGTTTCGAGCACGGTCGACGAGATCGCCTCGGCGGCCGGCGAGCAGGCCAACGGCATCGACGAAATGAGCCAGACCGTCAGCCATATGGATGAAATCACCCAGCAGAACGCGGCGCTGGCCCAACAGAGCGCGGCCTCGGCGCGGACGCTGCTCGACCAGATCGCGCAGCTCAACCGCCTCGTCGCGGCCTTCCGCACGGAGCCGCAGCCCGGTTCCGGTCCGTCACGACGGCGCGCGGCCTGA
- a CDS encoding chloramphenicol acetyltransferase has protein sequence MAAKKLGLEPVIDPTAQVRQATLGRYTEIGARTVFVESTMGDYSYVVNDANVICTTIGKFCSIAAMTRINPGNHPMHRASQSHFTYRASAYFDDAQDDSAFFDWRRSHAVTIGHDVWIGHGAIVLAGRSIGTGAVVAGGAVVTKDVPAYTIVAGNPARPVRRRFSEDVAERLQALGWWDWEHARLREGLDDFRHLPVEAFLDKYEAGGGKS, from the coding sequence ATGGCCGCGAAGAAGCTGGGACTCGAACCGGTGATCGACCCGACCGCACAGGTCAGGCAGGCGACGCTCGGACGCTACACCGAGATCGGCGCCCGCACCGTCTTCGTCGAGTCGACGATGGGTGACTACTCCTATGTCGTGAACGACGCCAATGTCATTTGCACGACGATCGGCAAATTCTGCTCGATCGCGGCGATGACGCGGATCAACCCGGGCAACCATCCGATGCATCGCGCCAGCCAGTCGCACTTCACCTATCGCGCCTCCGCCTATTTCGACGATGCGCAGGACGATTCCGCCTTCTTCGACTGGCGGCGCTCCCATGCCGTCACGATCGGCCACGATGTCTGGATCGGCCATGGCGCGATCGTGCTGGCCGGGCGCAGCATCGGCACCGGTGCCGTGGTCGCGGGGGGCGCGGTCGTCACCAAGGACGTGCCGGCCTACACCATCGTCGCCGGCAATCCGGCCCGCCCGGTCCGGCGGCGCTTCTCCGAGGATGTCGCGGAAAGGTTGCAGGCGCTGGGCTGGTGGGATTGGGAGCATGCCCGCCTGCGCGAAGGGCTGGACGATTTCCGCCATCTCCCGGTGGAGGCGTTCCTCGACAAATACGAAGCGGGCGGCGGTAAAAGCTGA
- the phnN gene encoding phosphonate metabolism protein/1,5-bisphosphokinase (PRPP-forming) PhnN yields MSSSSPDIAAAAALAGALVLVVGPSGAGKDTLMDGARAEFAGDGRFRFARRLITRPAMLGAEDHDSCDEAAFAAAETRGEMALSWRAHGLSYGIPASELDGIADGTVVIANISRGTIAAAERLAARVVVVNITAPAAVLAKRLAARGRESEADIAARLAREAPLEAEHAQIVTIMNDRSIAEATGDLLAVLRALGRHGC; encoded by the coding sequence ATGTCGTCATCCTCTCCTGATATCGCAGCAGCCGCCGCCCTGGCGGGTGCCCTTGTTCTCGTCGTCGGCCCGTCGGGTGCGGGCAAGGACACGTTGATGGATGGCGCGCGGGCGGAATTCGCCGGCGACGGCCGCTTCCGTTTTGCGCGCCGGCTGATCACCCGGCCGGCGATGCTCGGCGCCGAGGATCACGATTCCTGCGACGAGGCCGCTTTCGCAGCCGCCGAAACCCGCGGCGAGATGGCGCTGAGCTGGCGGGCGCATGGCCTGAGCTACGGCATCCCGGCGAGCGAACTCGACGGCATCGCCGACGGAACGGTGGTGATCGCCAACATCTCGCGCGGCACCATCGCGGCTGCGGAGCGGCTCGCGGCGCGTGTCGTCGTGGTCAACATCACCGCCCCGGCGGCCGTTCTGGCGAAGCGGCTGGCGGCGCGCGGGCGCGAAAGCGAGGCCGACATCGCGGCCCGGCTGGCGCGCGAGGCGCCGCTCGAAGCCGAGCACGCGCAGATCGTCACGATCATGAACGATCGCAGTATTGCGGAGGCGACCGGTGACCTGCTGGCGGTGCTGCGCGCGCTCGGCCGCCATGGTTGCTAG
- a CDS encoding DUF1045 domain-containing protein: MSRQRYALYYAPAVDSALWRFGSAALGYDALTGEDIPFAVPAGCDGSEWPALTDEPRRYGFHATLKAPFELADGRSEDQLRAFARNYAAGLDGVTLSGLSVTALGSFIALTPSEPSEDLQRFAFALVQAFEPFRAPLAEADRARRLKSPLTPAQRAYLEAYGYPYVGDAFRFHMTLTGSLPAERVGPIRQSLEAAYAAAVPPGTVALDRFALFRQDGREARFRLLDSYQLG; encoded by the coding sequence TTGAGCCGCCAGCGCTACGCACTCTATTACGCTCCCGCCGTCGACAGCGCGCTCTGGCGCTTCGGCAGCGCGGCGCTGGGCTATGACGCGCTGACGGGCGAGGACATCCCCTTCGCCGTTCCCGCCGGCTGCGACGGATCGGAATGGCCGGCGCTGACCGACGAGCCACGCCGCTACGGCTTCCACGCCACGCTCAAAGCGCCGTTCGAACTGGCCGATGGCCGCAGCGAGGATCAGTTGCGCGCCTTCGCCCGCAACTACGCTGCCGGCCTCGACGGCGTGACGCTGAGCGGGCTGTCCGTGACGGCGCTCGGCTCGTTCATAGCCCTGACGCCATCGGAGCCGAGCGAGGATCTGCAGCGCTTCGCCTTCGCGCTCGTGCAGGCCTTCGAACCCTTCCGGGCGCCGCTGGCCGAAGCGGACCGGGCGCGACGCCTGAAGAGCCCGCTCACCCCGGCGCAGCGCGCCTATCTCGAAGCCTATGGCTATCCTTATGTCGGCGACGCCTTCCGCTTCCACATGACGCTGACCGGGTCGCTGCCGGCGGAGCGGGTCGGGCCGATCCGGCAGTCGCTGGAGGCGGCCTATGCCGCTGCCGTTCCGCCGGGGACCGTCGCGCTCGACCGCTTCGCGCTGTTTCGGCAGGATGGCCGCGAAGCCCGTTTCAGGCTGCTCGATTCCTATCAGCTCGGCTAG
- a CDS encoding alpha-D-ribose 1-methylphosphonate 5-triphosphate diphosphatase gives MQTVLTNARLILENEVVTGTIAFDETGITSVDQGSSSLPNAIDAGGDYVAPGLVEMHTDNMEKHFMPRPKVFWPNGLAAALVHDAQMAAAGVTTVYDAVCAGTPFSAKDYRKDIFADVMKSLAYGKSENVFRIDHRIHMRCELTSPQLLEDIAPYQDDELVQLVSLMDHTPGKRQWRDLQHLKIYAVGNGKTVAEFEEDVEVRQREGAANVARNWQAVVDIFRARGIPLATHDDTIPEHVEEGVASGAVISEFPTTVEAAAAAKKHGLATVAGAPNVVRGGSHSGGVSVSELAEKGLLDGLSSDYVPASLLQAVVKLNAEHGIALPEAMGMVTWKVADILGLRDRGHLKTGLRADLVRFKVLGATPVLAAVWSKGERAF, from the coding sequence ATGCAAACCGTTCTCACCAACGCCAGACTGATCCTCGAGAACGAGGTCGTCACCGGCACCATTGCCTTCGACGAGACCGGCATCACATCTGTCGATCAGGGCAGCTCATCCCTGCCTAACGCCATCGACGCAGGCGGCGACTATGTCGCGCCCGGCCTTGTCGAGATGCACACCGACAACATGGAAAAGCACTTCATGCCGCGCCCCAAGGTCTTCTGGCCGAACGGGCTGGCGGCGGCGCTGGTCCATGACGCGCAGATGGCGGCGGCCGGCGTCACCACCGTCTATGATGCGGTCTGCGCCGGCACGCCCTTCTCGGCCAAGGACTACCGCAAGGACATCTTCGCCGACGTGATGAAGTCGCTGGCCTATGGCAAGAGCGAGAACGTCTTCCGCATCGACCACCGCATCCATATGCGCTGCGAACTGACGAGCCCGCAGCTGCTGGAAGACATCGCACCCTACCAGGACGACGAGCTGGTCCAGCTGGTGTCGCTGATGGACCACACGCCGGGAAAGCGCCAGTGGCGCGATCTCCAGCACCTCAAGATCTATGCGGTCGGCAACGGCAAGACGGTCGCGGAATTCGAGGAGGACGTCGAGGTCCGCCAGCGCGAAGGCGCCGCCAACGTCGCCCGGAACTGGCAGGCGGTGGTCGATATCTTCCGCGCCCGCGGCATCCCGCTCGCGACCCATGACGACACGATTCCCGAGCATGTCGAGGAAGGCGTCGCCTCGGGCGCTGTGATCTCCGAATTCCCGACCACGGTCGAGGCTGCGGCAGCCGCCAAGAAGCACGGCCTCGCCACGGTCGCAGGCGCCCCCAACGTCGTGCGCGGCGGCTCGCATTCCGGCGGCGTCTCGGTCTCGGAACTCGCCGAAAAGGGCCTGCTCGACGGCCTCTCCTCGGACTATGTGCCGGCGAGCCTGCTGCAGGCCGTGGTCAAGCTCAATGCCGAGCATGGCATCGCGCTGCCCGAGGCCATGGGCATGGTGACCTGGAAAGTCGCCGACATCCTCGGCCTCAGGGATCGCGGCCATCTCAAGACCGGGCTGCGGGCCGATCTCGTCCGCTTCAAGGTGTTGGGCGCGACGCCTGTCCTCGCGGCGGTCTGGTCGAAGGGCGAGCGCGCATTTTGA